A single Candoia aspera isolate rCanAsp1 chromosome 5, rCanAsp1.hap2, whole genome shotgun sequence DNA region contains:
- the ZBTB21 gene encoding zinc finger and BTB domain-containing protein 21 isoform X2, producing the protein MEGLLHYINPAHAISLLSALNEQRLKGQLCDVVLIVGDQKFRAHKNVLAASSEYFQSLFTKKENESQSVFQLDFCEPDTFDNVLNYIYSSSLFVEKSSLAGVQEVGYSLGISFLTNIVSRSPQVPLPACPIKKILFQEDDESGSQKRSVIVCQSKNETQGENVGQTLHDISHSSNFLSSVAIKTKWSQQSTEFQHSLSLNEKRWLKDSSLRYSKSHESSVTVDDRSRMKRNAILSQKPFAEKELVADELGESDQLLRGKAEEIPLKQACPPVESICSSSESTFLLNEREKGTSPGEDRNLLYYSKLGLVIPSRIAGPESQSTDRSGPLVKSLLRRSLSMDSQVPISSSSIDLKLSQGSSVGNSAQGIMLNVIPQKSPMNDTSEISTSDGKTQIMHPHRLRSFSASQSTDRDISSQEVQIKTEPSSPLSDPSEIIRITVGDTLSSVNKSDSFKTEDDHRELSNSFKAEDDHRELNRLPAKRRFQADRRLPLKKIKN; encoded by the coding sequence TAGTAGGAGATCAAAAATTTCGAGCTCATAAAAATGTTCTAGCTGCCAGCAGTGAATACTTTCAATCTCTATtcactaaaaaagaaaatgagtctCAGTCAGTATTTCAGCTTGATTTCTGTGAACCAGATACCTTTGACAATGTATTAAACTACATTTATTCGTCATCTTTGTTTGTTGAGAAAAGCAGTCTTGCTGGTGTGCAAGAAGTAGGGTACAGTCTTGGAATTTCCTTTCTTACTAACATTGTATCTAGAAGTCCTCAAGTTCCTTTGCCTGCATGTCCGATTAAGAAAATACTGTTCCAAGAAGATGATGAAAGTGGCTCCCAGAAAAGAAGTGTCATTGTTTGTCAGAGCAAAAATGAAACACAGGGAGAAAATGTTGGTCAAACCTTGCATGATATAAGCCATAGTTCTAATTTTTTGTCATCAGTTGCTATCAAAACTAAGTGGTCACAACAATCAACTGAATTTCAACATAGCCTATCGCTAAATGAAAAGAGATGGTTGAAAGATAGTTCTTTAAGATACTCCAAGTCCCATGAATCTTCAGTTACAGTGGATGATCGAAgtagaatgaaaagaaatgcaaTATTGTCACAGAAACCTTTTGCAGAGAAGGAACTGGTAGCTGATGAACTAGGAGAAAGTGATCAACTATTaagaggaaaggcagaggaaataCCCTTGAAGCAGGCTTGTCCACCAGTTGAATCTATATGCAGTTCTTCAGAATCCACATTTTTgttgaatgaaagagaaaaaggaactagTCCAGGTGAAGACCGGAATCTACTGTACTATTCAAAGTTAGGATTAGTAATCCCATCTAGGATAGCTGGTCCTGAAAGTCAAAGTACTGACAGGAGTGGACCACTCGTAAAAAGTCTTCTTCGAAGGTCATTGTCAATGGATAGTCAAGTTCCTATTTCTTCATCTTCTATTGACTTAAAGCTTTCCCAAGGATCTTCAGTGGGGAACAGTGCACAAGGAATAATGTTAAATGTAATACCACAAAAGTCACCCATGAATGATACTTCAGAAATATCAACTTCTGATGGTAAGACACAGATAATGCATCCACATCGTCTTAGATCCTTCAGTGCTTCTCAGTCAACAGACAGGGATATAAGTTCTCAAGAAGTACAGATTAAAACTGAACCTAGCAGTCCACTTTCAGATCCATCTGAAATTATAAGAATTACAGTGGGAGATACTTTATCATCTGTCAACAAAAGTGACTCTTTTAAAACTGAAGATGACCACAGGGAGCTCAGTAACTCTTTTAAAGCAGAAGATGACCATAGAGAGCTCAACAGACTTCCAGCTAAAAGAAGATTTCAAGCAGATAGAAGGCTACCACTCAAAAAAATTAAG